Proteins encoded by one window of Apus apus isolate bApuApu2 chromosome 15, bApuApu2.pri.cur, whole genome shotgun sequence:
- the BHLHE23 gene encoding class E basic helix-loop-helix protein 23, which yields MAELKSLGGDAYLALAPGYGQSAFAYGAVRGGSEGPRGTYPGGGGTDFHPGVLGKSAESSGEQSGDEEDGFEAGGKGGEAFEREGKLKAGALAKKPKEQRSLRLSINARERRRMHDLNDALDGLRSVIPYAHSPSVRKLSKIATLLLAKNYILMQAQALEEMRRLVAYLNQGQTLSTPLPATLNPFGQSAVYPFGGAALPGCPEKCTAFTGAASALCKHCNDKP from the coding sequence ATGGCCGAGCTCAAGTCACTGGGCGGCGATGCGTACCTGGCGCTGGCCCCGGGCTACGGCCAGTCGGCTTTTGCCTACGGAGCCGTGCGAGGTGGCTCCGAGGGCCCGCGGGGGACCTacccggggggcggcgggacgGACTTTCACCCCGGAGTGCTGGGCAAGTCGGCGGAGAGCAGCGGCGAGCAGAGCGGAGACGAGGAGGACGGCTTCGAGGCCGGGGGGAAGGGCGGCGAGGCTTTCGAGCGGGAGGGCAAGCTGAAAGCGGGAGCCCTGGCCAAGAAGCCCAAGGAGCAGCGCTCGCTGCGCCTCAGCATCAACGCCCGGGAGCGGCGGAGGATGCACGACCTGAACGACGCCCTGGACGGGTTGCGCTCCGTCATCCCTTACGCCCACAGCCCCTCGGTGCGGAAACTCTCCAAAATCGCCACCCTGCTCCTGGCCAAGAACTACATCCTCATGCAGGCGCAGGCCCTGGAGGAGATGCGGCGGCTGGTGGCCTACCTGAACCAGGGCCAGACGCTGAGCACCCCGCTGCCCGCCACCCTCAACCCCTTCGGACAGTCGGCCGTCTACCCCTTCGGCGGAGCCGCCTTGCCCGGCTGCCCCGAGAAATGCACTGCCTTCACCGGAGCCGCCTCTGCCCTCTGCAAACACTGTAACGACAAGCCTTGA